A window of Microbispora hainanensis genomic DNA:
ACCCGACAAGTCCAGCACGCGCGCCGCGCCCGCCTCGCCCGGCGCGCTCTGCGGACCCGGCACGTCCGGCGGACCCGGCACGCCCGGTGGATCCGGCACCTTCAGCACGCCCGTCGCGCCCGGCACGTGCAGCGCGCCCTGCACCTTCAACGCGCCCGTCGCACCCGACACACCCGGCGCCTTCAGCACGTCCGGCGGATCCGGCGCGTCCGGTGGACCCGGCGCGTCCGGTGGACCCGGCGCGCCCGGTGGACCCGGCGCGCCCGGTGGACCCGGCGCGCCCGGTGGACCCGGCGCGCCCGGTGGACCCGGCGCGTCCGGTGGAGCCGACGCCTTCAGCACGCCCGGTGGGCCCGACCTACCCTTCGCGTGTGGTGGGCGGGGTGTCCTCCCCTGGCCAGGGTGGGGGCGAGGCCGGGGGCGAAGGTACCGGCGGTGGTGGGGTTCCGGTGGCGATTCCTGATGGGCTGGCGGTGATCCCGCCGGGGGCCGAGCTTGCGGGGGTGCTGGCGGGTATCGCTGTGGAGCGGGTGTCGGGGTTCGACACTGTGGAGGTGCTCAAGGCGGCCTACCGGCAGTCCTGTCATGACCGGGCGTGGTTTTTGCGGGTGCTGCTGGAGGTCGGGCTGCGTGAGGCGTGGTCCGGCGACAGCGTGGTCCGCCTGCAAACACCGGAGGAGTTCGCCCCGGATGAGGCGCGGGCGGCGCTGGTGTGGTCGCGCCGCCGCGCGGATTCGGCGTTCGAGCTGGCGTGGAATCTGCATCGCCGCCTGCCGGTGCTCGGTGAGGCGATGCTGGAGGGGGTGTTGGATGAGCCGCGGGCGGTGGCTTTCATCCGCTGGACGAGCGGGTTGACCGACGCCCAGGCCGGCTGGGTTTGCGAGCGCCTGGTGCCTCGGGCGGCGGGGTGGACGGTGGGCGAGCTGGTCGAGCACGTTCAGCGCATGGTGCTCGCGATCGATCCGGATTGGGCGGAAAAGCGTTATACCGAGGCGGTCCGCAGGCGGCGGGTGGCCGGCACGCGCAATGATGACGGTACCGCGACCGTGTCCGGGCTGGACCTGCCGGTGGAGCGGGCGGTGGCCGGGTGTGAGCGGATCGATGAGCTGGCCCGCGCCTGCAAACGCGCCGGGGACCGCCGCCCGATCGATCACATCCGCGCGGACTTGTTCTTGGGCAGCCTGGATGGCACCTTCGAAGGCCTGACCGACGAGCAGATCGTCACCCATGTCCTGGCCCACCCTCTCGTGGAACCCGGCGATCCCACCCCCGGCGACACCTCTGACGACACCCCCAGCTCCACCGGCTCGGCCGACGACCCCGCCGGCTCATCTGACGCCGCCACCGGCAAACCTGACGCCCCCGCAGGCACTACCGCCAGCCCCGCCAGCTCTGCCGGTACCCCCACAGGCGAGCCGAAGCACGAGCGCGAGCGCGACTACGAGCGGAGGTCGGGTAACGGACCCGAGCCGGAAGATGGGCACGGGCACGGGCGGAGGGTCGCTCCGGAGCCGGAGCGTAGACACGGCCAAAGCGCCGCACCACAACCGGGGACGGAGCAGAGGCCGAGCACCGGAGCCACGCCTGCGTACGAGCGCGACCGGAGCACCGCACCAGAACCAGAGCACGGGCGCGGGCACGACAACAGCGCCGCACCCGAACCAGAGTCGGAGGACGAGCGGAGGCTGAGCACCGGGTCCGAGTCGGAGCACGAGCGCGGGCGCGACCGGGTCACGGCACCCGCGCCGGAGCCGGAGCACGAGCACGAGCACGGCCAGAGCGCCGCATCCGAGCCGGAGGACGGGAACGCGTACGCGCACGGGCGGAGGGGCGCACCCGAACCGAGGCAGGAGCACGAGCACGGCCAGGGCACCGCACCAGAGCCAGGGACGGAGCAGAGGCCGAGCACCGGACCCACGCCCGCGTACGAACACGACCAGAGCGCCGCACCCGAACCGGAGGACGGGCACACGCACGGGCGGAGGGCCGCGCCGGAGTCTGAGCGAGGGCACGACCAGAGCGCCGCACCGGAGTCGGAGTCGGAGTCGGAGGGTGGGCGCGGGTGCGGGGAGCCTCAGCGGTCGCAGGGCCGCCTTGGTGGTGGGCCCGGCGCGACATCGTGGTCGGTGCCGGAGATACGGGTGGAGCTGACGACGTTGCTCGGGCACGATGAGCACCCGGCGCACCTGCCCGGCTGGGGCATGGTCCACGCCGCCCAGGCACGCCGCATCGTCACCGGCATGCTCGGCGGGCAGTGGCGCTATGCCATCTGCACCGACGACGGGCACCTGCTCCTGGCCGGCATCACCCGGCAGCGCCCCTGCCCGCCTGCACAACGGCCACCCCGCGACATGCGACGCGGCGGCATCGTCGAGCTGCAGATCACCCTCACCCAGCTCCACCGGCTGGCCGCCGCACCGGCCACCACCGGCGCCTGGGCACCCCTCATCGCCGACCTCACCCGTCAAGCCCACGCCCAGCTCGGCACCACCCCCGCAACCGGATCGCCCGACCGAACCGGATCACCCGACCCGGCGGGATCGCGTCACCCGGGCCGATCGTGTGACCCGGCTGCAGCGCACGCCCCAGCGGGATCGGGTGACCCGGCCATGCTGGGCGAACAGACCGACCCAGCCCACACGGCCGACACGGCCAACACGGCCGACACGGCAGGCGCAGTCAGCACCACAAGCGCGGCTGGCACGGCTAACGCGGACTCGGCGAACACGGCTGACGTGGTCAACGCGGCGGGCGCGGCTGGCGCGGCCGACACCGCTGGGGTGGCGAGCACAGCGAACGGGGCTGATCGGCGTCATGCCGATGCGGCCTTACGCCGATACGTCCAGATCCGGGGCCGGGTCTGCTCCTGGCCGGGCTGCCGCATGCCCGCCACCCGCACCGACCAAGACCACATCCAGGCCTGGGCCGACAACGGCGCCACCACCGCCGCCAACCTGCACCTGGCCTGCCGCCACGACCACCGCGCCAAGCACCTCGGCGGCTGGCGCGTCACCACCGCAGGCCCCCACCTCATCATCTGGACCAGCCCACTCGGACACCCCTACCACAGCCCACTCCCGAAGATCATCCAGCCCGTCCCCGACCCCCAGCCCCGCACCTGGCCCGACGCCCCACCCGGACGCCTGCCCGGCGACCTCCCCGGAGCACCAGACACGATCATGGCCCCACCATGCCCTCCCACCACCCCACCAGCACAAACCCCCGCAGAAACCCCGGCACAACCAACCCGTAGGCACACGACCCAGACACCCGACGCGGATAGCCCCGACACGGAGGAACACGACAACGCCACACCACAGGACGAATCAAGAGGAACACTCATCCAACGCGACCTCGAAACACCACCCTTTTGACGCCCCCTCGCCTCCGGCACCGTTCGAGGGAGAAGCAGTGTCGGCCCCCGGCCCCGCATCCCGTTCGGGCACCGCGCCCGCCGCCGCGACGCTGAGCCCACGTCCGGCGCCACACGCGGCGCTGGCCCCTATGGCCTGGCCCCTATGGCCCTGGACCGTATGGCACTGGCCACTGGCCCCTGGTGAGGAACTGCACCTGTCGAACACCGCCTATTGGTCCACGCCGCTGCTCACCACCGCGCGGCGCGGGGCCGGGCCGCGGGCGTTCCGGGAGAACGACGGTGCGGCCTGACACATCGCCCCCAGTCGGCCCATTCCGTCCGCACGCAGCCGGTCGTAGTCCGTCAAGGCATGCGGGTGCGGCGTGCGCAACCGGTCCTCGCACACGCGTACGACCGCCTCAGCGGTGGAGTCGGCCACGTGCGACACGGCCGCACTCCATATCCTGCCGACGTCGAGATTTTGCCGACGTCGAGCAGGTCGGCTCCATGCCGAAGCGTCCTCACCGTGCTGACGGGCTGCTCCGGAATGTCCCGGCGCAGCCGTACGGGCTGAGGGCGAGCGGGAGGCGTTGCCGACACCGTGACCTGGGTGAGCAGCCGGTTCGCCGCCTGACGGGCGGCCGCTCCCTGAGCGGCGTGCTGCTGGGCCCTGCGCAGATCGGCCACCGCCACGACGAGACAGGCCGGCCTGCGAAGTCAGCGCAGGCGGGGGTCGAGGGCGTCGCGGACGACGTCGCCGAGCAGGAGGAAGCTCAGCACCGTGGCGGTGAGGAACAGCGCGGGGAAGAACAGCAGGTGGGGGTGATCGGCGAAGAACGTCTGGGCGATGTTCAGCTGCAGGCCCCACGACACCTCGGGGTACTGCAGGCCGACACCGAGGTAGTCGAGCGTCGCTTCACCGGCGATGACGTTGCCGACGTTCAGCATGGCCACGACGATGACCGGCGCGATCGCGTTGGGCAGGATATGCCGGAACATCAGCCTGCGGTCGCTCGCGCCCAGCATGCGGGCGGCGGCGACGAAGTCCATGTCCTTGACGGCGATGACCTGCCCGCGCATCAGCCGGGTCATGGTCGTCCAGCCGAGCAGCACGAGGACCAGTGTCATAGCCCATATCCCGTGGTCGGGGAAGGCGACCAGCACGACGGTCGCGCCCAGCACGAACGGGATGCCGAAGAACACGTCGGTGAGCCGGGAGATGAGTGCGTCGACGACGCCGCCGTAGTAGCCGCCCACCAGCCCCAGCAGGATGGAGATCAGCAGGGCGAAGACGGTGACCGCGACGCCGACCACGATGGAGGCCCGGGTGCCGTGCACGACCTGCGACCAGTAGTCGCAGCCCTGCAGGTCATACCCGAACAGGGCTCCGTCGGCCGGGCCGTGTTTCGACATGCGCAGGTTGCACGCCTCGTTGGGGCCCAGGCGGGCGAACAGCCCGGGGAAGGCCGCCATCGCGAGGGCCACCACCAGGACGGCGGCCGAGAACCAGAAGACCACCCGGCCGCGCAGCTCTCCCCAGGCGTCACGCGCGAGCACGGCGGATCCTCGGGTCGAGCACGCCGTACAGCAGGTCGACGGCAAGGTTGGCGAGAATGAAGATCATGACGAGCAGGGTGACGACGCCGACGACGACGGGACCCTCCTGGAGCTGGATGGACTGGAACACCTGCTGGCCGATGCCGGGCAGGTTGAAGATGCCCTCGGTGACGACCGCTCCGGCCATCAGGTTGCCGAAGTCGACACCGAGGTAGGTCACGACGGGGATGAGCGAGTTGCGCAGCGCGTGCAGCCCCACCACCCGGCGCCGGGACAGGCCCTTCGCGGTCGCCGTACGCACGTAGTCGGCGCGCAGGTTCTCCACGAGGGAGGTGCGGGTGAGCCTTGCGACGTACGCCAGCCCGAACGAGCCGAGGACCATGCCGGGCAGCAGGTAGCTGCCCGGCCAGCCCTCGTCTGTCCCCGCGGTCGGGAACAGCCCCAGATTGAGGCCCAGCACGATCTGGGCCGTGTACCCGACGACGAACACGGGGACCGCGATGACGAACGTGGTGCCGGCGAGGACCGCCGTGTCGGCGGCCCCGCCGCGGCGCAGCCCGGCCAGGACGCCGAGGCCGATGCCGACGACGAGCTCGAAGATCCAGGCGGTCAGCGCGAGCTGCGCGGTGACCGCCCACCGGTCCTGGAGGAGCTCGCTCACCGGCTGGCCGGTGAACGTCTCCCCCAGGTCGCCCCGGAACACCCCGAGCATGTAGTGCCCGTACTGCACGAGCAGCGGCTCGTCGAGGTGGTAGCGCGCCCGCATCACGGCGAGCACCTGCTCGGGCACCGGCTTGTCGCCCGCGAGCGCCAGGATCGGGTCGCCCGGCAGTGCGAACACCATCGCGTAGATCAGGAAGGTGGTCGCGAAGAACACCGGGATCGCCTGGGCCAGGCGCTGCGCGGCGTACCTCACCCTCGGGTCACCCCTGCTTGACGCTGATGGCGTCGAGGTTGGCGCTGTACGGCGTGACGTTCACTCCGCTGAGCCGGTTGGAGTAGCCGATCTGGTCCTGCCAGTTCCACAGCGGGATCATCGGCATCTCGGCCAGCGCGATGTCCTCGGCCTTCTGGTAGAGCGGGAGGCTCTCGTCGAAGGTCGGGGCGGTGTTGGCCTGGTGGATGAGGTCGAGGAACTCCTTGTTCTCCCAGCCCATCCGGTTGCCCTCGCCCCACATGGACTCCAGGTAGTTCTGCGGGCTCGGGTAGTCCATGACCCAGTTGTTGCGGTAGGGCCCGTCCTGCTTGTGGGCGCGGAGCGTCGACAGGTAGTCGGACGCCGGGATCTTGCGGAACTTGATGTCGGCGATGCCGAGGTTCTGCTTGAGCTGGTTGGCGATGGCCGTCATCCACTGCTCGTAGCTCGGGTCGGCGTTGGAGAACCACAGGTTCAGCGTGCCGCTGAAGCCGCCGGCCTGGTCGAACAGCGCCTTGGCCTTGGCCGGGTCGTACGTGCACGCCTCGCCGCAGGCGTTCTCGCGGTAGCCGGGCACCAGCGGGGCCAGCAGCGACGCCATCGGCTTGAACGTGCCGTTGTAGACCGCGTCGACGATGGCCTGCCGGTCGATCGCCATGGAGAAGGCCTTGCGCAGGTCGGGGTTGGCGAACCGCTTGTCGTAGACGGGGAAGCCGAGGTAGTCCATCGTGCCGCCGGCGGTCGCCACGAACCGGTCGCCGAGCAGGTTCTTGGCCTCCGGCGCGCTCGCCGGGGGGATCGTGAGCTGCAGGTCCACCCGGCCGGCCCGCAGGTCGGTGTAGGCGGTGTCGCGGCTGGCGTAGATCTTGAAGGTCACCTCGTCGGCCTTGGCCGCGCGCTCGCCGGTGTAGGTCGGCGAGCGCTTGACCTTGATCTGCTTGTCGTGTTCCCAGGCGCCGTCGAGGACGAACGGCCCGTTGCCGATCGGCGCCTGGTCGTACGCCTTGAGGTCGTCGAACGCGGCCTTCGGCATCGGCGCGAACGCGATCCACGCCAGCGTGATCGGGAACTGGCTGAACGGCGCGGTGAGCGTGACCTCAAGGGTGGTGTCGTCGACGACCTTGAGACCGCTCAGCTTGTCGGTGGAGGGCTCCCCGCTCTCGGGGTTGAGCTCGTCGTAGCCCTCGATCTTGTCGAAGTAGTAGTTGTTGGTCCACCCGTTGGGCCCGTACGCGGTCGCATTCCACGAGTCGGCGAAGCTCTGCGCGGTCACCGGCTCGCCGTTGCTGAACTTCCGCCCCGGCTTGATCTTGATCGTCCAGACCTTCTGGTCGGTGCTGGTGACCGACTCCGCCGCCCGCATCTGCGGCTTGCCCGTCGCGGGATCGATGGCGACCGGTGTGTCGAACAACGCGTCGAGCACGGTGAGCGAGTAGCTGCTCGACGTATTGCCGGGGGTGAGATGGTCGGGTTCGGTCAGCGCGACCGAGAACGCGTTCGCCGCCTTGTCACCGCCGCCGCCGTCGGACGACGACCCTCCCCCGCACCCACCGCTCAGCATGATGGCCGCCACAGCGAGGGCGGCCGCCCGGCTTCTCGTGACCCTCACTGGTCCTCCACCTCATCCGTCGTGTTGCGGGTGAGGGTAGGAAACGGGGCCGCCGACTGCATCGGAGACTTTACGTATTCCTTGCGCAACCTTTACCGGGCAGGCTGAGCATGGAGGATCCATGGATGCAATCAGCCTCAGCGCGCGGAGCCTGCACGCCGTCGCCGAACTGGGTTTCCAGGTGGCCCGGCAGGGGGCGCACGGGGCGATGACCGCGCTGGGCGAGGTCATCCCCGTGGAAGCCTACGAGTTCGTGGCGTTCGACCCGGCGACCGGCCGGCACCGTTCGCTGGTGGCGTCGGGGTACGCGCGGGTGGACGACGACGCCGCGGAGGAGTACGCCCGGCTCGACGCCTACCGCCGCGCCATGTCGCAGCGCACGCCCGTCGTCATGGGCTCCCCCGGCACCGAGCGCTACTTCCGCCGCCACCTGGAGCCGTACGGCTGGCGCGCGGGGATCACGACGCCGCTGTTCCTGACCGGCGGGCGCTACACCGGCATGCTGCACGTCAGCTCCCGCGCGGACCTGCCGCCCGAGGCGCCCGCGGTGATCAGCGCGGTCTCCCCCGCCCTGGCCCACCTCACCGACGTGACCCGCTGCGTCATCGACCCGCTCGGCCTGCCGCCCGGCTTCCACGCCGTGGCGTACGAACGGGGCGGGCGGCGCAGGGACGTGGCCGGATGGCCCCCGTCGGAGGTGCTCGCGGCCGAGCCGGCGATGGCGGAGCTGGCCAGGGCGTTCATCGACTCCCGCGAGCTGTCGCGCCGGGGCCTGTGGCTCGACGGCACCGGCCAGTGGCGCGAGCTGCGCCTGCACCGGGCGGGTGTGGGCTTCCACGGCTCCATCCAGGGCGCGGTCATCGCCGAGCGCCCGTGTGCCCTGCCCTACGACCTGACCTCGCGGGAGATAGAGGTGCTCACCCGGGTCGCGCAGGGCGACTCCAACCCGCAGATCGCCGCCGCGCTCGTGCTGAGCGTGCGCACCGTGACCACCCATCTGGAGCACATCTTCGCCAAGCTGGGCTGCGACAGCCGTACGCGCCTGACCACGAAGGTGCTGGCCGAGGGATTGTGCCGGCTCGACATCCCGTGACCCCGTAATGATCGCCCTCGCGGGACGCGCCGAGGCCGGGTCCGACATTATTGGCGCATGTCGGTTCACGAGCGTCGGCGGCTCCCCACGGGTCTGGAGCTGCTGTTCGGCGACGGCGGCGACGGCCGGGTGCTGTCCGTCGAGCTGCCGTCCGGGTCCCTCGTGTGGCCTGACCCCGACTACGACAAGCTGCGCACCCATCATCGCCCCTCCTTCTGGCTGAGCGACGAGCCGGTGCCGGCCGGGCTGTGGGCCCGGTTGCGTGCCGAGCACCCCCGGTCGGGCCTGTGGCCGGTGCTGCTGGAGGACGGCGTGCAGCCCTGGTCGGCCGGGCAGATCGCGCCGGACTCGCCCGCCCAGATCGACTACTACAGCGCGGCCGGGTTCATGGCCGAGACGTGGCAGGACCTGCTGCTGGGCCACGAGGCCTACCTCGCGCCGTTCGGGGCCGAGTGCCCGGGGATCGCGCCGCCCGCCGCGCTCGTGGCCGACCCCGACGTGGTCGCCGACTGGTACGCCGACGTGGTGGCCGAGCGGATGACGCCGCTGGGGCTCGCGGCGGTGAACCGCGGCGCCGACGCCATGGTCGCCATGGGCTGGCAGGGGGCGCTGCACCACAACGAATGGACCGTGCCGCTGGCGGCCGTCGTACGCAGCTGGGAGGAGCGGTTCGGGGCGCGGGTGGTCGGCATGGGATTCAACACGCTGGAGCTCAGCATCGCCGCGCCGCCCGCCACGCCCGCGCACGCGCTGCACGTGGCGGCCGAGCACTGGACGTTCTGTCCCGACAGCATCCTGCAGGGCCCGGGCACGCTCGCCGACTACGCCGAGCAGATCGTAGGCCAGAACGCCTGGTCGTTCTGGTGGGATTAGGGCGATAATTACCCGCGGACTGTTGGTGATCGAGGGGAGGCGGTTTGAGCGGCACGGAGCCGGGCGGGGGTGAACGGCCCGCGAAGGCGGCGGGTCTGAGCACCGGCACCGCGAACATCGCCAGGATGAGCGACTATCTGCTCGGCGGCAAGGACAACTTCGCGGCCGACCGCGAGTTCGCCGAGCGGCTGATGGCCATCGCTCCCGAGGTCAAGACGATGGCCGTGGACACCCGCGAGTTCCTCGAACGGGTCGTGCATTTCCTCATCGGGCAGGGGGTGCGGCAGTTCCTCAACATCGCGTCCGGGCTGCCGACCCGGCGCAACACCCACGAGGTCGCCCAGGAGCTCGCCCCCGACGCCCGCGTGGTGTACGTGGACGACGACCCGGTGGTGCTCAACCACGCGCGGGCCATGCTCGCCCGTGATCCCGGCACCGGGGTGGTCGACGGCTCGATCCTGCGCCCGGCGGAGATGCTGGCCGACCCCGAGATGGTCCGGCTCATCGACTTCGAGCAGCCGGTGGCCGTGCTGATCCCGGCCCGGCTGCAGTATCTTCCCGACGCCCTCGAGCCGTACAAGTGCGTGGCCCGGGTGCGCGACCACCTCGCGCCGGGCAGCTACCTCGCCATCGGTCACGCGGTCTTCGACAGCCGTCCCGAGCTGGCCGGGCCGATCGTGGACCTGTTCCAGCACATCGTGCCGCAGGCCCACGACGCACCGCGCGACCGCGAGAAGGTGCTGCGCTTCTTCGACGGCACCGAGCTCGTCGAGCCCGGCCTCGTCTACATCCGCCAGTGGCGGCCGGACACCCCGCAGAGCACCGGCCAGGCCCAGCGCGTGTGGATCGTCGGCGGCGTCGGCCGGGTGCCCTGACGGCCTACCCGGGTCTCTACCGGATGAGCACGCACGAGGGGGTGCCCACCGCCAGCGCCTCGCCGACCGGCTCGGGCAGCCCGTCCTTGAGCACCAGCAGGGCGATGGAATCGGACCGCTGGTTGGCGACGTAGAGGCGGTCGCCGTCGATCGCGAAGTGGCGCGGCCAGCTTCCGCCCGACGGCACTTCGGACACCATCGTGAGGCGGGGTCCGTCGACCTCGAAGACGCTGATGGTGTCCGGCCCACGGTTGCCGACGTAGAGGTAACGGCCGTCGGCGGACAGTGCGATGTGGGAGGGCAGGTTCTCCTCGCCCTCCAGTACGGCGTCGCTCGC
This region includes:
- a CDS encoding DUF222 domain-containing protein, which codes for MAIPDGLAVIPPGAELAGVLAGIAVERVSGFDTVEVLKAAYRQSCHDRAWFLRVLLEVGLREAWSGDSVVRLQTPEEFAPDEARAALVWSRRRADSAFELAWNLHRRLPVLGEAMLEGVLDEPRAVAFIRWTSGLTDAQAGWVCERLVPRAAGWTVGELVEHVQRMVLAIDPDWAEKRYTEAVRRRRVAGTRNDDGTATVSGLDLPVERAVAGCERIDELARACKRAGDRRPIDHIRADLFLGSLDGTFEGLTDEQIVTHVLAHPLVEPGDPTPGDTSDDTPSSTGSADDPAGSSDAATGKPDAPAGTTASPASSAGTPTGEPKHERERDYERRSGNGPEPEDGHGHGRRVAPEPERRHGQSAAPQPGTEQRPSTGATPAYERDRSTAPEPEHGRGHDNSAAPEPESEDERRLSTGSESEHERGRDRVTAPAPEPEHEHEHGQSAASEPEDGNAYAHGRRGAPEPRQEHEHGQGTAPEPGTEQRPSTGPTPAYEHDQSAAPEPEDGHTHGRRAAPESERGHDQSAAPESESESEGGRGCGEPQRSQGRLGGGPGATSWSVPEIRVELTTLLGHDEHPAHLPGWGMVHAAQARRIVTGMLGGQWRYAICTDDGHLLLAGITRQRPCPPAQRPPRDMRRGGIVELQITLTQLHRLAAAPATTGAWAPLIADLTRQAHAQLGTTPATGSPDRTGSPDPAGSRHPGRSCDPAAAHAPAGSGDPAMLGEQTDPAHTADTANTADTAGAVSTTSAAGTANADSANTADVVNAAGAAGAADTAGVASTANGADRRHADAALRRYVQIRGRVCSWPGCRMPATRTDQDHIQAWADNGATTAANLHLACRHDHRAKHLGGWRVTTAGPHLIIWTSPLGHPYHSPLPKIIQPVPDPQPRTWPDAPPGRLPGDLPGAPDTIMAPPCPPTTPPAQTPAETPAQPTRRHTTQTPDADSPDTEEHDNATPQDESRGTLIQRDLETPPF
- a CDS encoding ABC transporter permease, translated to MRYAAQRLAQAIPVFFATTFLIYAMVFALPGDPILALAGDKPVPEQVLAVMRARYHLDEPLLVQYGHYMLGVFRGDLGETFTGQPVSELLQDRWAVTAQLALTAWIFELVVGIGLGVLAGLRRGGAADTAVLAGTTFVIAVPVFVVGYTAQIVLGLNLGLFPTAGTDEGWPGSYLLPGMVLGSFGLAYVARLTRTSLVENLRADYVRTATAKGLSRRRVVGLHALRNSLIPVVTYLGVDFGNLMAGAVVTEGIFNLPGIGQQVFQSIQLQEGPVVVGVVTLLVMIFILANLAVDLLYGVLDPRIRRARA
- a CDS encoding helix-turn-helix transcriptional regulator, translating into MDAISLSARSLHAVAELGFQVARQGAHGAMTALGEVIPVEAYEFVAFDPATGRHRSLVASGYARVDDDAAEEYARLDAYRRAMSQRTPVVMGSPGTERYFRRHLEPYGWRAGITTPLFLTGGRYTGMLHVSSRADLPPEAPAVISAVSPALAHLTDVTRCVIDPLGLPPGFHAVAYERGGRRRDVAGWPPSEVLAAEPAMAELARAFIDSRELSRRGLWLDGTGQWRELRLHRAGVGFHGSIQGAVIAERPCALPYDLTSREIEVLTRVAQGDSNPQIAAALVLSVRTVTTHLEHIFAKLGCDSRTRLTTKVLAEGLCRLDIP
- a CDS encoding SAM-dependent methyltransferase → MSGTEPGGGERPAKAAGLSTGTANIARMSDYLLGGKDNFAADREFAERLMAIAPEVKTMAVDTREFLERVVHFLIGQGVRQFLNIASGLPTRRNTHEVAQELAPDARVVYVDDDPVVLNHARAMLARDPGTGVVDGSILRPAEMLADPEMVRLIDFEQPVAVLIPARLQYLPDALEPYKCVARVRDHLAPGSYLAIGHAVFDSRPELAGPIVDLFQHIVPQAHDAPRDREKVLRFFDGTELVEPGLVYIRQWRPDTPQSTGQAQRVWIVGGVGRVP
- a CDS encoding DUF4253 domain-containing protein, whose translation is MSVHERRRLPTGLELLFGDGGDGRVLSVELPSGSLVWPDPDYDKLRTHHRPSFWLSDEPVPAGLWARLRAEHPRSGLWPVLLEDGVQPWSAGQIAPDSPAQIDYYSAAGFMAETWQDLLLGHEAYLAPFGAECPGIAPPAALVADPDVVADWYADVVAERMTPLGLAAVNRGADAMVAMGWQGALHHNEWTVPLAAVVRSWEERFGARVVGMGFNTLELSIAAPPATPAHALHVAAEHWTFCPDSILQGPGTLADYAEQIVGQNAWSFWWD
- a CDS encoding ABC transporter permease, with the protein product MLARDAWGELRGRVVFWFSAAVLVVALAMAAFPGLFARLGPNEACNLRMSKHGPADGALFGYDLQGCDYWSQVVHGTRASIVVGVAVTVFALLISILLGLVGGYYGGVVDALISRLTDVFFGIPFVLGATVVLVAFPDHGIWAMTLVLVLLGWTTMTRLMRGQVIAVKDMDFVAAARMLGASDRRLMFRHILPNAIAPVIVVAMLNVGNVIAGEATLDYLGVGLQYPEVSWGLQLNIAQTFFADHPHLLFFPALFLTATVLSFLLLGDVVRDALDPRLR
- a CDS encoding peptide ABC transporter substrate-binding protein, translating into MRVTRSRAAALAVAAIMLSGGCGGGSSSDGGGGDKAANAFSVALTEPDHLTPGNTSSSYSLTVLDALFDTPVAIDPATGKPQMRAAESVTSTDQKVWTIKIKPGRKFSNGEPVTAQSFADSWNATAYGPNGWTNNYYFDKIEGYDELNPESGEPSTDKLSGLKVVDDTTLEVTLTAPFSQFPITLAWIAFAPMPKAAFDDLKAYDQAPIGNGPFVLDGAWEHDKQIKVKRSPTYTGERAAKADEVTFKIYASRDTAYTDLRAGRVDLQLTIPPASAPEAKNLLGDRFVATAGGTMDYLGFPVYDKRFANPDLRKAFSMAIDRQAIVDAVYNGTFKPMASLLAPLVPGYRENACGEACTYDPAKAKALFDQAGGFSGTLNLWFSNADPSYEQWMTAIANQLKQNLGIADIKFRKIPASDYLSTLRAHKQDGPYRNNWVMDYPSPQNYLESMWGEGNRMGWENKEFLDLIHQANTAPTFDESLPLYQKAEDIALAEMPMIPLWNWQDQIGYSNRLSGVNVTPYSANLDAISVKQG